Proteins from one Planctomyces sp. SH-PL62 genomic window:
- a CDS encoding NAD(P)/FAD-dependent oxidoreductase: MSTSVRINNLRLELDDPEEALPARAAGRLGLGTDAVVGWRILRKSLDARRVDDLHFTFAMELELAADAAERAVAASGRSGLTVQPYQAEAFDWPESGGRPLEHRPVVIGAGPAGLIAGYLLALNGYRPLILERGQGVKERVADVRRFDAGGPVDPESNYLFGEGGAGTFSDGKLTSRSGGPDVHRVLEIFADCHAKPSILYEHRPHLGSNRLPLIVRTIRRKLEELGGEVRFGCRVEDVDIVDGKLRGLGTSSGYVPADAAILAVGHSARDTYDMLLRRGVPLLAKPFQFGVRIEQPQEQINKAQHGPKEGHPALGAADYGLSVRAGACDLFTFCMCAGGYVMPSVSEPGYFCSNGMSESRHDSPFANSGLVVTIDPAQTSSHPLAGVHFQQRYERAAYVAGGRSYAAPIQWARDFLNGRASKGALPSSYTRGATRAMDLGPLLPEQVARALLKGLPIMDRRLDRRFLRDATLTGPESRGSSPVRIPRDADSRQSPTVAGLFPCGEGAGYAGGIVSAAVDGLRTARALVAAFATPR; encoded by the coding sequence ATGAGCACGTCGGTCAGGATCAACAATCTCCGCCTCGAACTCGACGACCCCGAGGAGGCCCTGCCCGCCCGCGCCGCCGGCCGCCTCGGCCTCGGCACCGACGCCGTCGTGGGCTGGCGGATCCTCCGCAAGTCGCTCGACGCCCGCCGCGTGGACGACCTCCACTTCACCTTCGCGATGGAGCTGGAACTCGCCGCCGACGCCGCCGAGCGCGCGGTCGCGGCCTCGGGCCGCTCCGGGCTCACCGTCCAGCCCTATCAGGCCGAGGCCTTCGACTGGCCCGAGTCGGGGGGCCGACCGCTGGAACACCGCCCGGTGGTGATCGGCGCCGGGCCCGCCGGGCTGATCGCCGGCTACCTGCTGGCCCTGAACGGCTATCGCCCCCTGATCCTGGAGCGCGGCCAGGGCGTCAAGGAGCGGGTCGCCGACGTCCGCCGGTTCGACGCCGGCGGCCCGGTCGACCCCGAGAGCAATTACCTCTTCGGCGAGGGGGGCGCGGGCACCTTCAGCGACGGCAAGCTCACCTCGCGCAGCGGCGGCCCGGACGTCCACCGCGTCCTCGAAATCTTCGCCGACTGCCACGCCAAGCCCTCCATCCTCTACGAACACCGCCCCCACCTGGGCTCGAACCGCCTGCCGCTCATCGTCCGCACCATCCGCCGGAAGCTCGAGGAGCTGGGGGGCGAGGTCCGCTTCGGCTGCCGCGTCGAGGACGTCGACATCGTCGACGGCAAGCTCCGCGGCCTGGGGACCAGCTCCGGCTACGTCCCGGCCGACGCCGCGATCCTGGCCGTCGGCCACAGCGCCCGCGACACCTACGACATGCTCCTGCGCCGGGGCGTCCCGCTCCTGGCCAAGCCCTTCCAGTTCGGCGTGCGGATCGAGCAGCCCCAGGAGCAGATCAACAAGGCCCAGCACGGTCCCAAGGAAGGCCATCCCGCCCTCGGCGCCGCCGACTACGGCCTCTCCGTCCGCGCCGGGGCCTGCGACCTGTTCACGTTCTGCATGTGCGCCGGCGGCTACGTCATGCCCAGCGTCAGCGAGCCGGGCTACTTCTGCTCCAACGGCATGAGCGAGAGTCGGCACGACTCCCCGTTCGCCAACAGCGGCCTCGTCGTCACCATCGACCCCGCCCAGACCAGCTCCCACCCCCTGGCCGGCGTCCACTTCCAGCAGCGCTACGAGCGCGCCGCGTACGTCGCCGGCGGCCGTTCCTACGCCGCGCCGATCCAGTGGGCGCGCGACTTCCTCAACGGCCGCGCGAGCAAGGGGGCCCTCCCCTCCAGCTACACCCGAGGGGCCACCCGGGCGATGGACCTGGGCCCGCTCCTCCCCGAGCAGGTCGCGCGGGCGCTTTTGAAGGGCCTGCCGATCATGGACCGCCGCCTCGACCGCCGGTTCCTCCGCGACGCCACCCTCACCGGGCCGGAGTCCCGAGGCAGCTCACCGGTGCGGATCCCTCGCGACGCCGACTCCCGCCAGAGCCCGACCGTCGCCGGCCTCTTCCCGTGCGGCGAGGGGGCGGGCTACGCCGGCGGCATCGTCAGCGCGGCCGTCGACGGCCTCCGCACCGCTCGCGCCCTGGTCGCCGCCTTCGCCACGCCACGTTGA
- a CDS encoding SpoIIE family protein phosphatase — translation MAFLKRANGDSAGQIIELGQDRTVIGRSPEQCQIVLDPNGVSRRHAEIYRGGEDFFVRDLKSRNMTKVNNVKLTPGSEHRLVTGDRINICDVEFVFHSAVPGEPDRTDGEVVILADGESCDIPPLHTFDASRSSSVASMVKPEVKLRAILEITRDLSTELKIDQVAPRVLDSLAELFPQAERLFLLLVDPLTKRLVRKATKIRQGRGRTNFHPSAPADEAPMQMSRSLVNHVLGQKKAVLSQDASTDKNLPTSASIADLKIRSVMCVPMLTPNGEAVGIIQLDTSDRKQFHQEDLDVLAAVAGQAAIAIQNAQLHESLLERERLNRDLKLAEQVQKRFLPQEVPQIAGYEFFAHYEPAYEVGGDYYDFVPLSHGRLAVALGDVSGKGVAAALMMAKFSGDTRYCILTENDPGAAAAELNALLFSAGIEEKFITLSLCVLDARRGVLSLASAGHLPIIVRRADGRVEEVGEDIAGFPLGIVQGAEYRQDEVRLEPGDVVVVYSDGVTDSRNLQEQLYDCRDDRRLLRRIAESPGGPEAVGKAILQDIREYSLGHVQADDITLVCFGPKPV, via the coding sequence ATGGCTTTCCTGAAACGCGCCAACGGCGACTCCGCCGGGCAGATCATCGAGCTGGGGCAGGACCGAACGGTGATCGGCCGCTCGCCCGAGCAGTGCCAGATCGTGCTGGACCCCAACGGGGTCAGCCGCCGCCACGCCGAGATCTATCGGGGCGGGGAGGATTTCTTCGTCCGCGACCTCAAGTCGCGGAACATGACCAAGGTCAACAACGTCAAGCTGACCCCAGGCTCCGAGCACCGGCTCGTGACCGGCGACCGGATCAACATCTGCGACGTCGAGTTCGTGTTCCACTCCGCCGTCCCCGGCGAGCCCGACCGGACCGACGGCGAGGTCGTCATCCTGGCCGACGGCGAGTCGTGCGACATCCCCCCGCTGCACACGTTCGACGCCTCCCGGTCCAGCTCCGTCGCCAGCATGGTCAAGCCCGAAGTCAAGCTTCGGGCGATCCTGGAGATCACCCGCGACCTCTCCACCGAGCTGAAGATCGACCAGGTCGCCCCCCGGGTGCTGGACTCGCTGGCCGAGCTTTTCCCCCAGGCCGAGCGGCTCTTCCTGCTCCTGGTCGACCCCCTCACCAAGCGGCTGGTGCGCAAGGCCACCAAGATCCGCCAGGGGCGGGGGCGGACCAATTTCCACCCCAGCGCCCCGGCCGACGAGGCCCCGATGCAGATGAGCCGGTCGCTGGTGAACCACGTCCTGGGCCAGAAGAAGGCCGTGCTCAGCCAGGACGCCAGCACCGACAAGAACCTCCCCACCAGCGCCTCGATCGCCGACCTCAAGATCCGGTCGGTGATGTGCGTCCCCATGCTGACGCCCAACGGCGAGGCGGTGGGGATCATCCAGCTCGACACCAGCGACCGCAAGCAGTTCCACCAGGAAGACCTGGACGTGCTGGCGGCCGTGGCGGGCCAGGCGGCCATCGCCATCCAGAACGCCCAGCTCCACGAGTCTCTGCTGGAACGTGAGCGTCTCAACCGCGATCTCAAGCTCGCCGAGCAGGTGCAGAAGCGGTTCCTCCCCCAGGAGGTGCCCCAGATCGCCGGCTACGAGTTCTTCGCCCACTACGAGCCGGCCTACGAGGTCGGCGGCGACTACTACGACTTCGTGCCGCTGTCCCACGGCCGGCTGGCGGTCGCGCTGGGGGACGTCTCCGGCAAGGGGGTCGCCGCGGCGCTGATGATGGCGAAGTTCTCCGGGGACACCCGCTACTGCATCCTCACCGAGAACGACCCCGGCGCCGCCGCCGCCGAGCTCAACGCCCTGCTCTTCTCGGCGGGGATCGAGGAGAAGTTCATCACCCTGAGCCTCTGCGTCCTGGACGCCCGCCGCGGCGTCCTCTCGCTGGCCTCGGCCGGCCACCTGCCGATCATCGTCCGCCGGGCCGACGGCCGGGTGGAGGAGGTGGGCGAGGACATCGCCGGCTTCCCCCTGGGCATCGTCCAGGGGGCCGAATACCGCCAGGACGAAGTCCGGCTCGAACCCGGCGACGTCGTCGTCGTGTACTCCGACGGCGTGACCGACTCCCGCAACCTCCAGGAGCAGCTCTACGACTGCCGCGACGACCGCCGCCTGCTGCGGCGGATCGCCGAGTCGCCCGGCGGCCCCGAGGCCGTCGGCAAGGCCATCCTCCAGGACATCCGCGAATACTCCCTGGGCCACGTCCAGGCCGACGACATCACCCTCGTCTGCTTCGGGCCGAAGCCCGTCTGA